Proteins from one Nyctibius grandis isolate bNycGra1 chromosome 2, bNycGra1.pri, whole genome shotgun sequence genomic window:
- the LOC137677604 gene encoding uncharacterized protein: protein MEETDVSFDSLEGCEARPSVPGTEWARKIWCHLQAVTDRIRVLLKALRCRSGKGEAPICAVLGASLAAAVETRNGELEDLAQTPQALKLLVQSLQERVADLKIKNWELEEQVKTLQNEVGNKKENVRCLQEALVEKLLVCDCKGGRNRQQGTEAALSHGDCHKRDGLYPNGELEEARRPYDLPQGPLQPLQPLVKVEYAYEHSKNNNPRTVTKKVPCTATELVQLKKEYSRNPKESETEYVWRVSLTGGDHIMLSEREAEGYWGPGVFLTTGDHRAPWSLTQRATYWAGGLNPLERGDPLALTGSVDQLVENVQKAACLQMMYDRELKLRQESPMMIPVDPERMTPLVRGLPDSLKPLGIQLQGTIRNTPQSAWVTAALTRAVTPDRYTLGQKVWTWGEVAQELINYGRKYGPVNTSSARWESKSLWSTEIKSPGSSTRLPPPRSLSRRNIPNRRNTLWSLGQQKGVPRGLMDGLPTERLEELVLGWPEKLATKAGYNCILCKQLFERKEDLCNHWQNYHNCEDPSALWTIFSLS from the coding sequence ATGGAGGAGACTGATGTATCGTTTGACTCTTTGGAGGGGTGTGAGGCACGGCCCTCGGTACCCGGTACCGAGTGGGCGCGCAAGATTTGGTGCCATTTGCAGGCGGTCACCGACCGAATCCGCGTCCTGCTTAAGGCCTTGAGATGTCGGTCTGGGAAGGGGGAAGCCCCGATTTGCGCCGTCTTGGGTGCGAGTCTGGCTGCGGCTGTTGAAACTAGAAATGGGGAACTAGAAGACCTggcacagacgccgcaggcACTAAAGCTTTTGGTGCAGTCGTTGCAAGAGCGGGTGGCagatttaaagataaaaaactGGGAATTGGAGGAAcaggttaaaactctgcaaaatgaagtagggaacaaaaaagagaatgtaaggtgtttgcaggaggctttggTAGAAAAGTTACTTGTTTGTGACTGCAAGGGGGGACGGAATCGTCAACAGGGAACTGAAGCAGCCCTGTCCCATGGTGATTGTCACAAAAGGGATGGTTTGTACCCCAATGGAGAACTAGAGGAAGCGAGGAGGCCAtatgatttaccgcagggtcctcTGCAACCCCTTCAACCACTGGTCAAGGTGGAATATGCTTATGAGCATAGCAAGAACAATAACCCTAGAACGGTCACTAAGAAGGTGCCGTgtacagcaactgaattggttcagttgaaaaaagaatattcacgcaatccaaaggagtctgagacagagtatgtgtggagagtgtcgttaactGGCGGAGATCATATtatgttgagtgaaagagaagctgagggatattggggacctggagtgttcttgactactggtgatcatagggccccttggtctctcacccaGCGAGCAACTTATTGGGCTGGAGGCTTAAATCCCTTGGaaaggggagatcctcttgcgcttacaggctcggtggatcagcttgtggagaatgtgcaaaaggcggcttgtttgcagatgatgtatgatcgggaattgaaacttaggcaggaatccccaatgatgataccggtagatcctgagaggatgactcccctggttagaggtttgcctgattcattgaaacccttaggaattcagttacaaggcactatcagaaatacccctcagagtgcatgggtgacagctgctttaaccagagctgtaaccccAGATCGCTATACCCTgggacaaaaagtgtggacaTGGGGGGAGGTCGCCCAGGAATTAATTAACTATGGGCGGAAATATGGCCCAGTTAATACCTCGTCAGCGAGATGGGAATCAAAGAGCTTGTGGAGTACTGAGATAAAATCCCCTGGCAGCAGCACGAGGCTCCCTCCCCCTAGATCTCTTAGTAGGAGAAACATACCAAATAGGCGAAACACCTTATGGTCTCTGGGGCAGCAGAAAGGTGTCCCTAGGGGCCTCATGGACGGGTTACCCACAGAAAGGCTAGAGGAGTTGGTCTTGGGGTGGCCTGAAAAGCTGGCAACCAAAGCAGGCTATAACTGCATCTTATGTAAacagttatttgaaagaaaagaggatctTTGTAACCATTGGCAGAATTATCATAATTGTGAAGACCCTTCTGCTTTATGGACAATTTTTAGTTTGTCATAA